The genomic window GGACCTCCCTGCATTGGTGATTTCAGAGACAGGAGCTTCACTGACGCTTGCTTTTGCTGAGAATGGAGACCTATTTGCTGATGTCTGGTAGATTGGGTTGAAATGCTTGGAAGGATGGTGCTCGTCTAGAGGAGTTGGAGTCCGTGAGTCGCTCTGGAAGCTGCTCGGTGTCTGGGGGTACAGCTCGATGTCATCTGCACTTGCTCTGCTGGGTAGATAAGAGGGCTTGTACTGTGAATTCCCGCAAGACCGAGGGTACCTATGGTGTCCGGTATCAGCACTTATGGCACTGCTTCTGGTACTGAGGTTATCACTGTCTGCCTCATACTGGTTGCAGGTATTGATCGGTTTCAGCACAGACGAAGAGGCTCTGGCTTTTGCTGCTGCTTTCATGGCCTCATTTGAATCGAGCTTCGCAAGCTTCCATGCACTGATGCGAACTGGACGTTTAGGATGGGTTTTCATTCTTTCCATTGGGTCTGTGGTATCAGGATCAACAGTTGAAGGAACTCGGCCAGGCTCCAGGTGTGGGATGATTTCGTCCTGCAATGTGATGCAaacaggatcaaatatatgcagGATGACTCGCTCAGAAGGAAAAGATAGGTGCAACTTATAATTGCAGACAACTGTGACAGGCCGAACATCACTAATTTTGATAGATTATTATCTAGGATAGTGTGAGTTtctgataagatttgttgaagttgaaagaaTAGACTGCACATCAAATTGTGGTGCCTTCAATTATACTCACTCCAGTCACAAATAAGTGACGTTTTGGACTCGACACGGTCTTCAGAATGCAACTTTGACTCTACTTTTTATTACAAGATATTATGAAACATAGCAAAAGTACTcttttatgaaaatatatttcaagaCATATCTACTCATAACATTAAACTCAAAACATAAAGAGTAATTTGTAAACAAAGTTTAAAATGATTGACTTAGGGCAACCCAAAACGTGACTGCAGGGAGTAGAACATAAACACAAGATAATGGTGCTAAGGAAAGTTGACATGGCCCAGAAGTATTACATGATACAATTAGTACCTGGTCAATGAAGATACGTGGGGGAGTGCACCATGCGCCTTTGTAGTGCCGTGCAAACGAGCTCCCACTAAAACCTGTTGGTGTAGAACTCATTGGAGAAGATGCCAAGCTTTGTTGGTCATCATTGACAGAAGGTCCAGGAGGTTCACTCtgagccctcatggccacaacaTATTCGTAAGTTGTTATGCCCTGAAAAAAAATTGTGCAACAAGAGTAACCACATCACATGATGCATTCTTGGACACGATCTAATAAAATGGGACAAATAATGACAAGTGACAACAAAGTGACTAACCTTCCGGATTAATATCATATGGAAGAAAAATAGTTCTCCTAGTGGTACTGAAGCAAGCATAGAAAGAGCTGTAGCCAGGGCCTAGAGTCAGAGAGGTTTCTTTGTCAAGATTGTGACAGCTTACTAGCCATACCATATCATAATTCATAAACAATTGACAATTGACTATCTCAGACTCATCATAGTTTACAGGACAACTATGTCCACTCAATTTGACAGTTTTAGGTACTGCCAGTATTATCTTCCTCAGCTATGATAATCGTTCTCTCTTCTTAGTGCATGTGTACATAGTCGGCATGGACCTTGCATTATCAGCTAAGACCTAAACCTCAATTGGACTAAAGGTTAAGTAAAATGCCTTGTTTGGACAAAGACTATTACTGTGGATTGTAGCAAATGTGCAATACGCTCAGCATTGGTTGTGCAATTTCTGCTTCTAAAAGTTAGCAATTCCTTCCTTTCACCTCTATATAAGATTGGCCCCTTTTCATACTAAGTTGTATTGAACTCCATATCTTCTCTTACCTCAACAGCCTAATTAAAGTTAGGACCTACCAATTTGATTGTCATTATCACAAGGATCCCGAAATAGCGATGATAAAGCTTGCAAAATTAATAAATGTACATGAAAAATTCTATTAACTATATAACAGAAAAAAATCACATTGTAAAGGGAAACTagattaatatttttttaaaaaaaaataatagtTTAATACTTACCACAATGGTTGCAAAGGGTGCTCGTGAAAGACCATCGCCCAGCTTTTCCACAATCTGATCTTCTATAGCCGTCTTATCAGTGAAGCAACGAACAAAAACAGCAATACCAACTCCACACTCAACAGCAAGCTGAATTTACAATAATGGCAACTAATCACAAAAAATGCTTTTGGATTAATCCACAAGATAAAAGCTTATTGGTATTTAAAAGGATGTAATGTTCACAGTTAGAAATATTAGCATTCCATGATTTTTAACATACCCAAGCCAGACTCACAGCCATAAGGCATAAAAATGTGATATAATTTTTTCTTCCAACACAATTGTTCAGCCACTGCATCAAAAGATAAAACACAGGTTTGAGTACtcacaaaaggaaaaaaaatcaacAAGTAGAAAAAGCAAAGAAAGCCAAATTAGGTAGAGAAGATTTGATATAATACCCGGCAGTGATGATCAAACCCATCAACGCACTTGTCGCAACTTCGACAGTGCTTGCTATGTGTGTGCACCTGTATCAGAATACAAAGGAAGCTGCACTTAGTGTCAACTAAAACTTTGTGTTGATACCATGTGTCCAAACATAAAGTGCACTGAAGATTAATACAAAGAAAAAAATAAGCAAGCATCATGGCAAATGAAGATGCCAACTGCTGCCTTCGAAATGAAACAGAAGCACCGAATAGTCATGAAAATATATAAATGAGTCATTTTTCTTATGCTTAAATAAAAACTTTGTTGCATAAAAAACTATCTAGGTTGAAATTGTAATAACATTCCAAACAGTGCCGTATTGAGAGTACCTGGAACTACATGAATACAAAAAGATCGCTAATATTTTTTTAGGCACCAACTCTTAGCATCGGTTATGCTGCAAGCAACAGTTTTGGTTTTCAGGTACATGGGTACTTAATAAATTGGTAAACTAGAAGCAAAGAACCAATAATATACTCTTGGTAAGATAAAGAGAAATTGGGCTCAAACAGAAACACACTATGCACATCAAATAGGGTTGGGGCTCAGCATAAAGTACCTCCGCATTGCAAAGGGTGCAAAAGAGTGCCTCTTCACCATAATCTTCTTCATGGTTAGCTTCATCCTCTTCGCGACAGTCCCCAGTTGTACAAATAGCGCAACAAAAGCAAACCCTTCCAAAGCATGATTTATGCTTTTGGATATCCTCACCGTCACCGTTTCTCAATCCTGGCTTACCAGCTTCTTCTTGAGTGTCTACAGGTGCTTTTAACCAGAAGATAAAAGATGTACTAGTAAATAAAGTGATAGGGTGCAAAATAGAACTATAGAAGCATTGTTAATGAGCAAGATATACCTTCTGATTTATAAAATAGTGTGCCATCCATGGAAATCAGGATGCCAGGGTCAGCGGGATCAACCGCAGTACATCTAACATATAGAATCAGCACGGATAAGGCCTGGCAAAACAGAAAACAAATATCAAAGCAGTGATCACTTACTCAGGTATTAAATCCAAGCATGGTAGGGTGGAATCTACCAGAAAACTATAAATAACCACAGCGATATATTCATACAAGTCCTTCCCAAGAAATGGAGAGAAGAAAGCATAGAATGCTATACAAAGCAAGAAGTACACTGTTATAGCTACACctggaaaaatatatatataatgttaTTCATAGCAATCATACTGTTTCCACTGATAAGGGGTAAGCACCAATAGGGCATAGGTAAGGAGTGCATTGACTGCAAGGATAGAATTTTAAGAGGAAGCATGAATGAAATGTAAGAGGGCCACAAGTTCAGCAGAACTGAAGGCCATGACTCCCATAATGTACATAATAATCCCTATCTAAAACGGGAAGCTCCTAAGAGATATTACTAAACAATGAGCTTACAAGCATGTCAACTGATTATACCGTCAAATTTACAAGTGTGGACTTAAAATTTTATATTCACTTCCAAgagaaatatttttttataagacAAACTCATCAGCTTAGACTTTTCATGCTTCTTCTAAAGGACACTCATAAAGTCATAGTAGTTGAGAATTTGTAGCCTTTCCCTCAAGCTTGCACTTGTATCAAGACTTTATAGATGAGGGGCAAAT from Miscanthus floridulus cultivar M001 chromosome 11, ASM1932011v1, whole genome shotgun sequence includes these protein-coding regions:
- the LOC136492277 gene encoding protein S-acyltransferase 21-like, translating into MSASSSDRMYATSFAWNVARHPNFVLAALPSSAFRFDGKDKPCDPLKGVAITVYFLLCIAFYAFFSPFLGKDLYEYIAVVIYSFLALSVLILYVRCTAVDPADPGILISMDGTLFYKSEAPVDTQEEAGKPGLRNGDGEDIQKHKSCFGRVCFCCAICTTGDCREEDEANHEEDYGEEALFCTLCNAEVHTHSKHCRSCDKCVDGFDHHCRWLNNCVGRKNYITFLCLMAVSLAWLAVECGVGIAVFVRCFTDKTAIEDQIVEKLGDGLSRAPFATIVALATALSMLASVPLGELFFFHMILIRKGITTYEYVVAMRAQSEPPGPSVNDDQQSLASSPMSSTPTGFSGSSFARHYKGAWCTPPRIFIDQDEIIPHLEPGRVPSTVDPDTTDPMERMKTHPKRPVRISAWKLAKLDSNEAMKAAAKARASSSVLKPINTCNQYEADSDNLSTRSSAISADTGHHRYPRSCGNSQYKPSYLPSRASADDIELYPQTPSSFQSDSRTPTPLDEHHPSKHFNPIYQTSANRSPFSAKASVSEAPVSEITNAGRSYPPPRADRSSRSSVYWDQEAGRFVSAQANQGYTGQSIFFGGPLIADPAARSFRDPGGSSQRSAGPRPHQLPVFDPSDPQKDQLSRLP